A genomic stretch from Georgenia muralis includes:
- the dxs gene encoding 1-deoxy-D-xylulose-5-phosphate synthase, producing MSQLERIRRPADLRRLTSPELEVLAKEIREFLVSSVSATGGHMGPNLGVVELTIALHRVFDSPVDRIVFDTGHQAYVHKLLTGRQDFSGLRRRGGMSGYPSRAESDHDIVENSHASTALSWADGIAKANELRGLDDRCVVAVIGDGALTGGMAWEALNNIADGQDRSLIIVVNDNGRSYAPTIGGLAHHLDALRTTPSYEKVLGWGKRTLQRSGTPGRVAFDALHGMKKGLKDVIAPQGLFEGLGIKYVGPVDGHDISAMEFALTRARAYGGPVIVHAITEKGRGYTPAEEDVRDRFHAVGVIHPETGLPVAPSRFGWTSVFAEEIVEIARRRSDVVALTAAMLAPVGLAPFAEEFPDRVFDVGIAEQHAVTSAAGMAFAGLHPVVALYATFLNRGYDQVLMDVALHRAGVTFVLDRAGLTGDDGASHNGMWDMALLRTVPGLRLAAPRDAETLRAELREAVAVEDGPTVVRYPKGAVPEEMPALARQGSVDVLARHAGTPRVLVVGVGAMTRTAVEVGAALDAQGIGSTVVDPRWVLPVAADLVDLAARHDLVVTVEDGLVTAGVGSALRDAVAEAGSDVPVRSHGIPLRFLEHASRGELVEDFHLRGQDIAREAAASVASLPTLPSRVDATEV from the coding sequence ATGAGCCAGCTGGAGCGCATCCGCCGCCCCGCCGACCTGCGACGGCTGACGTCCCCCGAGCTGGAGGTCCTGGCCAAGGAGATCCGGGAGTTCCTCGTCAGCTCGGTCTCGGCCACCGGCGGCCACATGGGGCCCAACCTCGGCGTCGTCGAGCTGACCATCGCGCTGCACCGCGTCTTCGACTCACCGGTGGACCGGATCGTCTTCGACACCGGGCACCAGGCCTACGTCCACAAGCTCCTCACCGGCCGGCAGGACTTCTCGGGCCTGCGCCGCCGTGGCGGGATGTCCGGGTACCCGTCCCGGGCCGAGTCCGACCACGACATCGTGGAGAACTCCCACGCCTCCACCGCGCTGAGCTGGGCCGACGGCATCGCCAAGGCCAACGAGCTGCGCGGTCTCGACGACCGCTGCGTCGTCGCGGTCATCGGCGACGGCGCGCTGACCGGTGGCATGGCCTGGGAGGCGCTCAACAACATCGCCGACGGCCAGGACCGGTCCCTCATCATCGTCGTCAACGACAACGGCCGCTCCTACGCCCCGACGATCGGCGGGCTGGCGCACCACCTCGACGCGCTGCGCACCACCCCGAGCTACGAGAAGGTCCTCGGCTGGGGCAAGCGGACGCTCCAGCGTTCGGGGACACCCGGGCGCGTCGCGTTCGACGCCCTGCACGGGATGAAGAAGGGCCTCAAGGACGTCATCGCCCCGCAGGGGCTCTTCGAGGGCCTCGGCATCAAGTACGTCGGGCCCGTCGACGGGCACGACATCAGCGCGATGGAGTTCGCCCTCACCCGTGCACGCGCCTACGGCGGCCCCGTCATCGTCCACGCCATCACCGAGAAGGGCCGTGGGTACACGCCCGCCGAGGAGGACGTGCGCGACCGGTTCCACGCCGTGGGGGTCATCCACCCCGAGACCGGCCTTCCGGTGGCGCCGTCACGGTTCGGGTGGACGAGCGTGTTCGCCGAGGAGATCGTCGAGATCGCCCGGCGCCGGTCCGACGTCGTCGCGCTCACCGCCGCGATGCTCGCCCCGGTGGGCCTGGCCCCCTTCGCCGAGGAGTTCCCCGACCGGGTCTTCGACGTGGGCATCGCCGAGCAGCACGCGGTGACCTCCGCCGCCGGCATGGCCTTCGCCGGGCTCCACCCCGTCGTCGCCCTGTACGCGACGTTCCTCAACCGCGGCTACGACCAGGTCCTCATGGACGTCGCCCTGCACCGGGCCGGCGTGACGTTCGTGCTCGACCGGGCCGGGCTCACCGGGGACGACGGCGCCTCCCACAACGGCATGTGGGACATGGCGCTGCTGCGCACCGTGCCCGGCCTGCGGCTGGCCGCCCCCCGGGACGCGGAGACCCTGCGGGCCGAGCTGCGCGAGGCGGTCGCGGTCGAGGACGGCCCGACGGTGGTGCGCTACCCCAAGGGTGCCGTCCCGGAGGAGATGCCGGCCCTCGCGCGTCAGGGCAGCGTGGACGTCCTCGCCCGGCACGCCGGCACGCCCCGGGTGCTCGTCGTCGGTGTCGGGGCGATGACCCGCACCGCGGTCGAGGTCGGTGCCGCGCTCGACGCCCAGGGCATCGGCTCGACCGTGGTCGACCCTCGCTGGGTGCTGCCCGTGGCCGCCGACCTCGTCGACCTGGCGGCCCGGCACGACCTCGTCGTGACGGTCGAGGACGGCCTCGTCACCGCCGGTGTCGGCTCCGCCCTGCGCGACGCCGTGGCCGAGGCCGGCTCGGACGTCCCCGTGCGCTCGCACGGCATCCCCCTGCGCTTCCTCGAGCACGCCTCCCGGGGCGAGCTCGTCGAGGACTTCCACCTGCGCGGGCAGGACATCGCCCGCGAGGCCGCGGCATCGGTCGCGTCCCTGCCCACCCTGCCGAGCCGGGTCGACGCCACCGAGGTCTGA
- a CDS encoding aconitate hydratase: MAAGAQTRTARASTSRGAHVSTDSFKSRGTLEVGEKSYEIYRLAAVEGLDRLPYSLKVLAENLLRTEDGKNVTADHVRALATWDPAAQPSTEIQFTPARVVMQDFTGVPCVVDLATMREAVAELGGDPARINPLAPAELVIDHSVVIDVFGREDAFERNVELEYGRNKERYQFLRWGQTAFDDFKVVPPGTGIVHQVNIEYLARVTMTRGVDGVVQAYPDTCVGTDSHTTMVNGLGVLGWGVGGIEAEAAMLGQPVSMLIPRVVGFKLSGSIPPGATATDVVLTITEMLREHGVVGKFVEFYGEGVAAVPLANRATIGNMSPEFGSTAAIFPIDQVTVDYLRLTGREEEQVALVEAYAKEQGLWHDASREPAFSEYLELDLSTVVPSIAGPKRPQDRIALTDAKSAFAEALPHYVGAEEPFAENELDEAVEDTFPASDPIAVGTDGVERAEPHHHTHLGIGRVSKKVPVTMADGRETELDHGAVVISSITSCTNTSNPSVMLAAGLLAKNAVERGLQVKPWVKTSMAPGSKVVSDYYDKAGLWPYLENLGYHLVGYGCTTCIGNSGPLPEEISAAVNANDLSVASVLSGNRNFEGRINPDVKMNYLASPPLVIAYGLAGTMDFDFAGEPLGQDKDGQDVFLADIWPTAADVDATIASSIDREMFTKDYADVFAGDERWRALETPEGDTFDWQPDSTYVRKPPYFEGMSVDPEPVQDITGARVLAKLGDSVTTDHISPAGSIKPDSPAGTYLAEHGVARRDFNSYGSRRGNHEVMIRGTFANIRLRNQLLDGVEGGFTKNFLTGEQAAIFDAAQDYAEAGVPLVILGGKEYGSGSSRDWAAKGTALLGVRAVITESFERIHRSNLIGMGVLPLQFPAGQNADSLGLDGTETFDVAGVTGLNEGTTPSTVEVTATKEDGSVVEFDAVVRIDTPGEADYFRNGGILQYVLRQLVKA, encoded by the coding sequence ATGGCCGCAGGCGCACAGACGCGCACCGCACGCGCCAGCACGAGCCGAGGAGCACATGTGAGCACTGACAGCTTCAAGTCCAGGGGAACCCTCGAGGTGGGCGAGAAGAGCTACGAGATCTACCGGCTCGCCGCCGTCGAGGGTCTCGACCGCCTCCCGTACAGCCTCAAGGTCCTCGCGGAGAACCTCCTGCGCACCGAGGACGGCAAGAACGTCACCGCCGACCACGTCCGTGCCCTCGCCACGTGGGACCCCGCGGCGCAGCCCAGCACCGAGATCCAGTTCACCCCGGCCCGCGTGGTCATGCAGGACTTCACCGGCGTGCCCTGCGTCGTCGACCTCGCGACCATGCGTGAGGCCGTCGCCGAGCTCGGCGGCGACCCGGCGCGCATCAACCCGCTCGCCCCGGCCGAGCTCGTCATCGACCACTCCGTCGTCATCGACGTCTTCGGCCGCGAGGACGCCTTCGAGCGCAACGTCGAGCTCGAGTACGGTCGCAACAAGGAGCGCTACCAGTTCCTGCGCTGGGGCCAGACGGCGTTCGACGACTTCAAGGTCGTCCCGCCCGGCACCGGCATCGTCCACCAGGTCAACATCGAGTACCTCGCCCGGGTCACGATGACCCGAGGGGTCGACGGCGTCGTCCAGGCCTACCCCGACACCTGCGTCGGGACGGACTCGCACACCACGATGGTCAACGGGCTCGGGGTGCTCGGGTGGGGCGTCGGGGGCATCGAGGCGGAGGCCGCGATGCTCGGCCAGCCGGTGTCGATGCTCATCCCGCGCGTGGTCGGCTTCAAGCTCTCCGGTTCCATCCCGCCCGGCGCCACCGCCACCGACGTCGTGCTGACGATCACCGAGATGCTCCGCGAGCACGGGGTCGTCGGGAAGTTCGTCGAGTTCTACGGCGAGGGCGTCGCCGCCGTTCCGCTGGCCAACCGCGCCACCATCGGCAACATGAGCCCGGAGTTCGGCTCGACCGCCGCGATCTTCCCGATCGACCAGGTCACCGTGGACTACCTGCGCCTGACCGGGCGCGAGGAGGAGCAGGTCGCCCTCGTCGAGGCGTACGCCAAGGAGCAGGGCCTCTGGCACGACGCGAGCCGCGAGCCCGCGTTCTCGGAGTACCTCGAGCTCGACCTGTCCACGGTGGTGCCCTCGATCGCCGGGCCCAAGCGCCCGCAGGACCGCATCGCCCTCACCGACGCGAAGTCGGCCTTCGCCGAGGCGCTCCCGCACTACGTGGGCGCCGAGGAGCCGTTCGCGGAGAACGAGCTGGACGAGGCGGTCGAGGACACCTTCCCCGCCTCGGACCCCATCGCGGTCGGCACCGACGGCGTCGAGCGCGCCGAGCCCCACCACCACACGCACCTGGGCATCGGCCGGGTGTCGAAGAAGGTGCCGGTGACGATGGCCGACGGCCGCGAGACCGAGCTGGACCACGGCGCCGTCGTCATCTCCTCGATCACGTCGTGCACGAACACCTCCAACCCCTCCGTCATGCTCGCCGCCGGCCTGCTGGCCAAGAACGCGGTCGAGCGGGGCCTGCAGGTCAAGCCCTGGGTCAAGACGTCCATGGCGCCGGGGTCGAAGGTGGTCTCCGACTACTACGACAAGGCGGGCCTGTGGCCCTACCTGGAGAACCTCGGCTACCACCTCGTCGGGTACGGCTGCACCACGTGCATCGGCAACTCCGGTCCGCTGCCCGAGGAGATCTCCGCCGCCGTGAACGCGAACGACCTCTCGGTCGCGTCGGTCCTCTCCGGCAACCGCAACTTCGAGGGCCGCATCAACCCCGACGTGAAGATGAACTACCTCGCCTCCCCGCCGCTGGTCATCGCCTACGGCCTCGCCGGGACCATGGACTTCGACTTCGCCGGTGAGCCGCTGGGGCAGGACAAGGACGGCCAGGACGTCTTCCTCGCCGACATCTGGCCCACCGCCGCCGACGTCGACGCCACGATCGCGTCCTCGATCGACCGCGAGATGTTCACCAAGGACTACGCCGACGTCTTCGCCGGGGACGAGCGCTGGCGCGCGCTGGAGACGCCCGAGGGCGACACCTTCGACTGGCAGCCGGACTCGACCTACGTGCGCAAGCCCCCGTACTTCGAGGGCATGAGCGTCGACCCCGAGCCCGTCCAGGACATCACCGGCGCGCGGGTGCTGGCCAAGCTGGGCGACTCGGTGACGACCGACCACATCTCGCCGGCCGGGTCGATCAAGCCCGACAGCCCCGCGGGGACGTACCTCGCCGAGCACGGGGTGGCCCGCCGCGACTTCAACTCCTACGGCTCGCGCCGCGGCAACCACGAGGTGATGATCCGCGGCACCTTCGCCAACATCCGGCTGCGCAACCAGCTCCTCGACGGCGTCGAGGGCGGTTTCACGAAGAACTTCCTCACCGGGGAGCAGGCCGCGATCTTCGACGCCGCGCAGGACTACGCCGAGGCCGGGGTGCCGCTGGTGATCCTGGGCGGCAAGGAGTACGGCTCCGGCTCGTCGCGCGACTGGGCGGCCAAGGGCACCGCGCTCCTGGGCGTCCGCGCCGTCATCACCGAGAGCTTCGAGCGGATCCACCGCTCGAACCTCATCGGCATGGGTGTGCTGCCGCTGCAGTTCCCCGCCGGGCAGAACGCCGACTCGCTCGGCCTGGACGGCACGGAGACGTTCGACGTCGCCGGGGTGACCGGGCTCAACGAGGGGACCACGCCCAGCACGGTCGAGGTCACCGCCACGAAGGAGGACGGCTCGGTCGTCGAGTTCGACGCGGTGGTGCGCATCGACACCCCCGGTGAGGCCGACTACTTCCGCAACGGCGGCATCCTCCAGTACGTCCTGCGGCAGCTCGTCAAGGCCTGA
- a CDS encoding class I SAM-dependent RNA methyltransferase — protein sequence MSEERPVVTVGPPAHGGHCVARLDGRVVFVRHAIEGEEVVLDVTDRRSRFWRADAVEILTPAAERVPSVWPEAGPGGVGGGELAHVALPAQRSWKARVLADTLRRIGGEEVAADVAAVRPEGVDVEALPGDDDGLATRTRIELTVDRSGQAGMHRSRSHDVLALAAMPLAAEGITGLGLLGPGSPWRSTWAPGARVQAVAPSAGDPLVLVDGEPAARRRTGPPRRSVRERVGTSLGELTYRVGGAGFWQVHRAAPATLVDAVLAAAAPRAGERVLELYAGAGLLTLPLALAVGPAGGVLTVEGAADAVRDARRNLHDQRWATLHHGPVDPAAVAAGAGADVVVLDPPRTGAGPGVMAAVAALGADRVVHVACDPAALARDLRAARDHGYVPTAVRAFDLFPHTHHFEVVVTLRRP from the coding sequence GTGAGCGAGGAACGCCCGGTCGTCACCGTCGGCCCGCCGGCGCACGGCGGCCACTGCGTGGCCCGGCTGGACGGCCGCGTGGTCTTCGTCCGCCACGCCATCGAGGGCGAGGAGGTCGTCCTGGACGTCACCGACCGCCGCTCGCGCTTCTGGCGGGCCGACGCCGTCGAGATCCTCACCCCGGCCGCCGAGCGCGTCCCCTCCGTGTGGCCCGAGGCCGGTCCCGGCGGCGTCGGCGGCGGCGAGCTGGCCCACGTGGCGCTGCCGGCCCAGCGGTCCTGGAAGGCCCGCGTCCTGGCCGACACGCTGCGCCGGATCGGCGGGGAGGAGGTCGCCGCCGACGTCGCCGCGGTGCGCCCGGAGGGGGTGGACGTCGAGGCCCTGCCCGGCGACGACGACGGTCTGGCCACCCGCACCCGCATCGAGCTGACCGTCGACCGGTCCGGCCAGGCCGGGATGCACCGCTCCCGCAGCCACGACGTGCTGGCCCTGGCGGCGATGCCCCTGGCGGCGGAGGGGATCACCGGGCTCGGGCTGCTCGGCCCGGGCTCGCCGTGGCGTTCGACGTGGGCGCCGGGTGCCCGCGTGCAGGCGGTCGCCCCGAGCGCCGGGGACCCGCTCGTCCTCGTCGACGGCGAGCCCGCCGCCCGGCGCCGCACCGGGCCGCCGCGGCGCAGCGTGCGTGAGCGGGTCGGCACGTCCCTCGGCGAGCTCACCTACCGGGTGGGCGGCGCCGGCTTCTGGCAGGTCCACCGAGCCGCCCCCGCCACCCTCGTCGACGCCGTCCTCGCCGCCGCCGCGCCCCGGGCGGGGGAGCGGGTGCTCGAGCTCTACGCCGGAGCCGGTCTGCTGACCCTGCCGCTGGCCCTCGCCGTGGGCCCGGCCGGCGGGGTCCTCACGGTCGAGGGGGCCGCCGACGCCGTCCGGGACGCCCGGCGCAACCTCCACGACCAGCGGTGGGCCACGCTCCACCACGGGCCCGTCGACCCGGCGGCCGTCGCGGCCGGGGCGGGGGCCGACGTCGTGGTCCTGGACCCGCCGCGCACCGGCGCCGGCCCCGGCGTCATGGCGGCGGTGGCCGCGCTGGGCGCCGACCGGGTCGTCCACGTCGCGTGCGACCCCGCCGCCCTGGCCCGCGACCTGCGGGCGGCGCGGGACCACGGCTACGTCCCCACCGCGGTCCGGGCGTTCGACCTCTTCCCGCACACGCACCACTTCGAGGTCGTCGTCACGCTGCGCCGCCCGTGA
- the pflB gene encoding formate C-acetyltransferase, which yields MATTIQEPVDEARAADPWATFVAGPWQDGVDVRDFIQRNYTPYEGDASFLTGPTARTTHIWEVLSGMFPAEREKGVYDIDPVTPAGITAHAPGYIDKDAEIVVGLQTDAPLKRAIMPYGGWRMVETSLRTYGYEVDPVVRDIFTKYRKTHNAGVFDVYPPDVRRARSSHLVTGLPDAYGRGRIIGDYRRVALYGVDRLIAQKKLDRAEMDAVRSTEDVIRDREENSEQIRALVELKEMAASYGFDISRPAANGREAVQWLYFAYLGAVKEQNGAAMSLGRTSTFLDVYLQRDLAAGRLTESQAQEIIDDFVIKLRIVRFLRTPEYDELFSGDPTWVTESIGGMGDDGRTLVSKNSFRMLQTLYNLGPAPEPNLTVLWSEHLPEGFKKFCAQVSIDTSAIQYESDAQICGAWGDDSAIACCVSPMAVGKQMQFFGARVNLAKALLYAVNGGRDENTGQQVAPATEPITGDVLDYDDVLGRYDTLLDWLAATYVDALNCIHYMHDKYAYERLEMALHDKDVLRTMACGIAGLSVAADSLSAIRYATVRPVRNEAGLVVDYVTEGDFPMFGNDDDRVDSIAVTLVERFMTKLRALPTYRDAVHTQSVLTITSNVVYGKHTGNTPDGRRSGEPFAPGANPMNGRDTHGMLASALSVAKLPYNEAQDGISLTNTVVPSGLGRTPDEQATNLVGLLDAYMGSQGYHMNVNVLNRDTLYEAMENPEKYPQLTIRVSGYAVNFVRLTREQQLDVISRTFHGGL from the coding sequence ATGGCCACGACCATCCAGGAGCCCGTCGACGAGGCCCGCGCGGCCGACCCGTGGGCGACGTTCGTCGCCGGCCCGTGGCAGGACGGCGTGGACGTGCGCGACTTCATCCAGCGCAACTACACCCCCTACGAGGGTGATGCGTCCTTCCTCACCGGTCCCACCGCGCGCACCACCCACATCTGGGAGGTTCTGTCGGGGATGTTCCCGGCCGAGCGGGAGAAGGGTGTCTACGACATCGATCCCGTCACCCCCGCCGGGATCACCGCGCACGCGCCGGGGTACATCGACAAGGACGCCGAGATCGTCGTCGGCCTGCAGACCGACGCCCCCCTCAAGCGGGCGATCATGCCCTACGGCGGCTGGCGGATGGTCGAGACCTCCCTGAGGACCTACGGGTACGAGGTCGACCCGGTCGTGCGGGACATCTTCACCAAGTACCGCAAGACCCACAACGCCGGCGTCTTCGACGTCTACCCGCCCGACGTGCGCCGCGCCCGCAGCTCCCACCTCGTCACCGGCCTGCCCGACGCCTACGGCCGCGGCCGCATCATCGGCGACTACCGCCGCGTCGCCCTGTACGGCGTCGACCGGCTCATCGCCCAGAAGAAGCTCGACCGGGCCGAGATGGACGCGGTGCGCAGCACCGAGGACGTCATCCGCGACCGCGAGGAGAACAGCGAGCAGATCCGCGCGCTGGTCGAGCTCAAGGAGATGGCGGCCTCCTACGGCTTCGACATCTCCCGGCCCGCCGCGAACGGCCGCGAGGCCGTGCAGTGGCTGTACTTCGCCTACCTCGGCGCGGTCAAGGAGCAGAACGGCGCCGCGATGTCGCTGGGCCGCACCTCGACCTTCCTCGACGTCTACCTCCAGCGTGACCTCGCCGCCGGCCGCCTCACCGAGAGCCAGGCGCAGGAGATCATCGACGACTTCGTCATCAAGCTGCGCATCGTGCGGTTCCTGCGGACCCCCGAGTACGACGAGCTGTTCTCCGGCGACCCGACCTGGGTGACGGAGTCCATCGGCGGCATGGGCGACGACGGCCGGACCCTGGTGTCGAAGAACTCCTTCCGGATGCTCCAGACCCTGTACAACCTCGGTCCCGCGCCGGAGCCGAACCTCACCGTGCTCTGGAGCGAGCACCTGCCCGAGGGCTTCAAGAAGTTCTGCGCGCAGGTCTCCATCGACACCTCCGCCATCCAGTACGAGTCCGACGCCCAGATCTGCGGCGCGTGGGGCGACGACTCGGCGATCGCGTGCTGCGTCTCGCCCATGGCCGTGGGCAAGCAGATGCAGTTCTTCGGCGCCCGCGTCAACCTCGCCAAGGCCCTGCTCTACGCCGTCAACGGCGGCCGCGACGAGAACACCGGCCAGCAGGTCGCCCCCGCGACCGAGCCCATCACCGGTGACGTCCTCGACTACGACGACGTCCTGGGCAGGTACGACACCCTGCTCGACTGGCTCGCCGCGACCTACGTCGACGCGCTGAACTGCATCCACTACATGCACGACAAGTACGCCTACGAGCGCCTGGAGATGGCGCTGCACGACAAGGACGTGCTGCGCACCATGGCGTGCGGCATCGCCGGTCTCTCGGTCGCCGCGGACTCCCTCTCCGCCATCCGCTACGCGACCGTGCGGCCCGTGCGCAACGAGGCCGGCCTCGTCGTCGACTACGTCACCGAGGGCGACTTCCCGATGTTCGGCAACGACGACGACCGTGTGGACTCCATCGCCGTCACGCTCGTCGAGCGGTTCATGACGAAGCTCCGGGCCCTGCCCACCTACCGCGACGCCGTGCACACCCAGTCGGTGCTGACGATCACCTCCAACGTCGTCTACGGCAAGCACACGGGCAACACCCCGGACGGGCGCCGCTCGGGCGAGCCGTTCGCGCCGGGCGCCAACCCCATGAACGGGCGCGACACGCACGGCATGCTGGCCTCGGCGCTGTCGGTCGCGAAGCTGCCCTACAACGAGGCGCAGGACGGGATCTCCCTGACCAACACGGTCGTCCCGTCGGGCCTGGGCCGGACCCCCGACGAGCAGGCCACCAACCTCGTGGGCCTCCTCGACGCCTACATGGGCTCGCAGGGGTACCACATGAACGTCAACGTGCTGAACCGGGACACCCTCTACGAGGCGATGGAGAACCCGGAGAAGTACCCGCAGCTGACGATCCGGGTGTCCGGTTACGCGGTGAACTTCGTCCGCCTCACCCGGGAGCAGCAGCTCGACGTCATCTCCCGCACCTTCCACGGCGGCCTGTGA